A genomic region of Mus musculus strain C57BL/6J chromosome 7, GRCm38.p6 C57BL/6J contains the following coding sequences:
- the Itpripl2 gene encoding inositol 1,4,5-trisphosphate receptor-interacting protein-like 2 precursor, whose product MSVRYTLNLRVFWPLVTGLCTALVCLYHALRSSEDARAESPDGADSGFPLLKVAILLLLGYILLRCRHAIRQRLLPGSSRPRGHANFSARSLQEPGLSILLESYYEHEVRLSPHVLGHSKAHVSRIVGELVQAGRARGSPGLITGGALALAFRGDFIQVGSAYEQHKIRRPDSFDVLVPLRLPPQVALEPRSLGTEPSLTPAFRSCFVCALKAPPSPSGASTGQWHRDCKPFAEGFCVDVQGRRHLSATLVLRWFQAHLQRSLATVRYSLEGRCRVSLTPGSLEQPPTLHILPCRTDYGCCRLSMAVRLIPAVHLGDGVFLVAPPPPPSPSGALSELPGGLRAEALWGVNTARQEQKLLGWLQERAPPGACYLKCLQLLKALRDLGARGLDPMAATHWGRILSSYVLKTAVLEVLLNEGSPTPSWDEAHLSECLEKLVKFLRDCLLRRRDLFHCVLGPTGAAAEVGPLPKVLREAAPVDLLAPFDPHSRELAAARLLSTWRRLPQLLRVYGGPRYLARCPAPRSQRIQGSPEDEP is encoded by the coding sequence ATGTCCGTGCGGTACACGCTCAACCTGCGGGTCTTCTGGCCCTTGGTGACCGGGCTGTGCACGGCGCTGGTGTGCCTCTACCATGCCCTACGCAGCAGCGAGGATGCCCGGGCCGAGTCCCCCGACGGCGCAGACAGCGGTTTCCCGTTGCTCAAGGTGGCCATCCTTCTTCTCCTCGGCTACATCCTCCTACGATGTCGCCACGCCATCCGCCAGCGCCTGTTGCCAGGCTCTTCCCGCCCGCGTGGTCATGCCAACTTCTCAGCCAGATCCTTGCAAGAGCCAGGCCTGAGCATCTTACTGGAGAGTTACTATGAGCACGAAGTGCGCCTGTCGCCGCATGTGCTAGGTCACAGCAAGGCACATGTGAGCCGGATTGTGGGGGAACTAGTGCAAGCTGGCCGGGCCCGAGGGTCTCCAGGCCTCATCACCGGGGGAGCACTGGCTTTGGCCTTCCGGGGAGACTTCATCCAGGTGGGCAGCGCCTATGAACAGCATAAAATCCGCCGACCCGACAGCTTCGACGTGTTGGTGCCACTGCGACTCCCGCCGCAGGTGGCGCTGGAGCCGCGGAGCCTGGGGACCGAACCCTCGCTGACCCCAGCCTTCCGCAGCTGCTTCGTGTGCGCCCTCAAGGCACCACCCTCGCCATCGGGGGCCTCGACGGGCCAGTGGCATCGCGACTGCAAACCCTTCGCTGAAGGCTTCTGTGTGGATGTGCAGGGCCGTCGCCACCTCTCAGCTACCCTGGTACTGCGCTGGTTCCAGGCGCACCTACAGCGCTCCTTGGCCACTGTGCGCTACAGCTTGGAGGGTCGCTGTCGGGTCAGCCTGACCCCAGGCAGTCTGGAGCAGCCCCCCACCCTCCACATCCTTCCTTGCCGCACGGACTATGGCTGCTGCCGCCTTTCCATGGCCGTGCGCCTCATCCCTGCTGTCCACCTGGGTGATGGCGTCTTCCTTgtggcaccaccaccaccaccctcgcCTAGCGGGGCCCTGTCAGAGCTCCCGGGTGGCCTGCGCGCCGAGGCTCTGTGGGGTGTGAACACAGCACGTCAGGAGCAGAAACTGCTGGGCTGGCTTCAGGAACGGGCGCCTCCAGGTGCCTGCTATCTCAAGTGCCTGCAGCTGCTTAAGGCTCTTCGAGACTTGGGTGCCCGCGGGCTGGACCCGATGGCTGCTACACACTGGGGACGTATCCTGTCCTCTTACGTGCTCAAAACGGCGGTGCTGGAGGTGCTTCTGAACGAGGGCAGCCCAACGCCCAGCTGGGACGAGGCACACCTGAGTGAGTGCTTGGAGAAGTTGGTGAAGTTCCTTAGGGACTGCCTGCTGAGACGCCGAGATCTCTTCCATTGTGTCCTAGGTCCGACTGGGGCGGCTGCCGAGGTTGGCCCCCTGCCCAAGGTGCTGCGGGAGGCCGCTCCTGTTGACCTCCTGGCGCCTTTCGACCCGCACTCCCGGGAGCTTGCAGCAGCGCGGTTGCTGTCCACGTGGCGAAGGTTGCCCCAGCTTCTCCGAGTCTACGGTGGTCCCCGCTACCTTGCCAGGTGTCCAGCACCCCGGAGTCAACGCATCCAGGGCTCCCCTGAAGATGAACCATGA